The Phycisphaerae bacterium genomic sequence CAATCCGACTTGCAGACTGCTGCTGCTGACGGCGCAGCCCGTCAATCGATAGCCCGCGGGCGGATCGGTCTGCGTGCTGGTCGCCATGCCGCCGACGCCGCTCGCGACCCCGCCGACCAGGCCGGTGAAAGTGGTGCCCGCCGGCACAAGACCGTTGAGCTGGGCCAACACGATGCCGGTGCCCGGTGGGCCCAGCGCGGCGACAGAGGCACCGTTATCGTCCAGATCGCTCGCCGTCAGTGACCCGGTCGCTTGGCCCTCGGCCACGGCTGCACTCAGCTCCGGAAAAAACAGCTCCGCGGAGCTGACCACGAGCTGCGTGTCGCTGCTGCCGGCGTCCACCTCGAAGACGAGATTGAGGCGGCAGTGACGCCGATTCGTGACGCTGGCGCTGCGCAGCGTGCACACGGTGTTGCCGCTGGTCGGATCGACGATCGGCATCGGCGCCGGCAGCGCCCACGCGAGCTTCTGGTATACCGGGTCCCACGTGCCGTCCTCAAACCTGACGACATAGGTGCCCGACCCGGATTGATTGCTCGCCTGGAGCACAAAGACCTGCTCGGAGCTGCCACCCAGCGCGCTGCCGCTCACACCCAGTGCCGCCAGCAAGACCGCCACAGCGCGAATGCCAGGCACCGATCGACAATCTGACGTTATCTTAAGGCTCGTCATCGAAGTGACTCCTCAAGCTGCCCAGAGTCGGCAATCTGGGCACATTACATAGTTTTCAAACCAAGCGTTCCCCCGCCAAGCCAGGCGGAAACTCGCAGAATGTGGGCCGCTGGGTTTCGACTGGGACGCGGCGCTTATCGGGAGTTGCGCACGCGCGGGCGAAAAAAAGGCTACGCGCCATCCGCGCGCCCACCGGCGGTCATTCTCACGCACCGTCCCAGCCCGCACCGCAACTGCGACCCGTGCCCACCGCCTTCGCCTCTGCCGACAGGTCCGCCCAACGGTCGTGCTCAGCGCGGCTCGAACGATCGGAGGTATCTCACGATCTTCGGGCGCGTGGCACGATCGTAACCGGCCGAGAAATGATCGCCCCAGCGGATATAAATGAACTTCAGCGGCGGAAGATCACGCCGCCCCGCCCGCCGCAGCTCGCGATAGCGCGCTTCGACGTGCCGCGTGTTCGCGGTGAAGTACACCCAGTCCCAGACACCATGCACAAACAGCGTCGGGTTGCGAAACCGCCACACCTGGGCCACCGCGTCCAGCTTGTACCACGCGACGGAGCCCGGCGGCCCGTACGCGGTCAGCGTGTCGGCCAGTTGACAGAAGCCGGCGTTGTTGGGGAACCGCGCCACCAGCCAGCGATAAAGGCCGTGGAGGGCCTCAAACTGCACGGGGTCCGCCAGTCCACACAGGGACACCATCGCCGTGACGCGCCGGCGCGGGTTCAGCAGGTTCACCAGCGTGCCGCCCGTCGAGTAGCCAACGACGTAGACGCGCTGCACACCCAGGAACGCCTGCCCCTCGGATTCGAGCCAATCCAGTATGGCCTCGGTCTGGGCCAGGTCCTCGCCCCCGTAGGGCGTTCCACATTCGGCCAGCACCGGTGCGTACACCAGGAAACCCGCCCGCCGCAGATGAATGCCGAAGTCCTGGTAGAAATCGAGCGTCGCCGCGTACCGACCGAGGGGGTCGAACGTGCTCGCACCGGCCAGCAAGACGACCAGGCCGCCGTGGTGCGGCTCAAGCGAGAGAAACCCGCCGATACTGTCGGCACCGTCGCCGCGCGTGATGGTCAGCCAGTGGGCGTCGCCCACGCCGTCGATCTTCTGGAGCGTGGCGAATTCGGACGCCCGGAGGTCGCGCCGTTTCGCCGGGGGCACGGCGGGGACATGCGCGTTGTCGACCAGTATGTCGCCGCAGCCCGTCAGGCTCAGCAGCAGGGCCAGCGGGAGAAGACGAAGCACCATGCAACGAATCCCTGGGACGCCATCAAGAGACACGCGACCACGCGCAAGTTCACATCGAGCGATTGTACTGGCCCGGCCGGATACGAGGTAGAACGACCGTGTGAAGCCTGGTCCGAAGCCCTCACGGAAGCGTCGCGACATTGTGGCCCTGCTCCGATGAACCAGCGCGCTTGCGAGCATGGACCTGAGCGGCTGTGCGCACCATCCACGCGCCGGGCTGCGCGGCGCGCTCACCGCGCGCGATACGTGATCAGGTCGGAACTGTGCTTTTTCGGCAACGTGATCCGGAACTCCCGGGCGAGTTCGGCGCCGGTGAATGTACCCAGCAACCCCGTCGAGTCGGATACCACCTCGTACCGCGTGTTCGGCTGAAGGCCGCGGAGCGGCGCATCCACGGCCGGATACGGGCTCTCCGCCCGGCGGAAGACCAGCACCAGCCCCTCGTCCAGATCGGCCCGATGGTATTGCGCGCCACTCCAGTCCGTGCGGTCCCGCGAGTAGGGCAGCAACGGATACCACGCCCCGATCAACAGGTGACGGACCGCGAAATAGCGCTCAGCAAGCTTCTTCGCCCGGGCGTGGTCGAAGTCCGGCGCGTCGGCGATCCAGCCGAGACACAACGACGACGCCAGCGTCGAGTGAAACGAGTAGTCGTCGAGCCGATTGAGGTGGGCGACGACGGTGCTGTTCGGCAGGTACTGACTGACGCCCCACAGCGCGGCCTGGTCCGTATCGTCGTCAAACCAGTAGTCGGTTTTCTGATGCACATGCATGCGCATGATGGTCTCAAGGTCGATTCGATGGCCTCCCCCGGCACACTCCTCACGCACGCCATCGGGCCATACGGCCGCGAGGCGATCCCAGTACGCGTACAGCCCCTCAACGTACTTCATTTCCGTGACGCCCTGGCGGTCGGGCGCATCGCTGAAACGCCAGTACGGCAACGGATCGATCGTGAAATCCTGCCGGTAGAAACGAAAGCCCGGCAGGTCCATGTAGCCCTTCACAATGTTGAAGAAGTGCTCCCGCGCGGCGGGCAGACCGAGATTGAGCAGATACGTGTCGTCATCGCCCTCCTGGCGGCGCAGCAGCCACTCAAGATGCGCCTTATGGAGATCGGTGTGGGCGACGACGCGCTCCGGCTCGAACCAGAGGCCGTAGATCATGCCTCGCGCGCGTGCGGCCGCTGCCACCGGGCCCATGCCCTCGGGATACGCATCCTCGCGCGGAGTCCAGTTGCCGGCGCCGTGCGGCCAGCCGCCGCGGAACCAGCCTGCGTCGGTCAGCAGCGCCTCGAGACCGAGGGGCGCGTACGCATTGATCAGCGCAATCTGATTGGCGGCATTGCATTCGTTCAGCCAGCCGCCGCCGCGCGTGAAGCACGTGTTGCAGAAAAGCAGCGGGAGGACCGGCCGGTTGTCACGCTTCGCCGCGTAATGCTTGTAAATCAGCTCGCGAAAGCGGGCGTTCGCGTCCCAGCTCTCGCCCTCCCAGAACAGCACGAGCATCCGCGGCATCCGCACGCGCTCGCCGGGCCGCAGGCGGAAGTGCGTCCGCTCGAGGCCGGCGGTCAGGCGCAATGCGCGGCCGTCCGGACAACTCAACTCGGCGGCCCAGCACCCGGACCACCCGACGGCGACGATCGCGGACCCGCGCCCCGTGTCGATCTTGAAGAACGGGAAGTCGACCGCGCTGGAATGCCCCGTGCCGGCGGTCAGGCGCTGCGGATGCGCACGGTCGACCGTCACGTTGCACGCCGCGAACTGCGCCGGCGTCGGGACGCCGCCGTTCGTGCGGTGCAGGCGATATGGCACGCTCGTGGAAAGCGGCGAATCGAGCAGCAGATCGCACACGTTGACATCCTGGATGATGCCGGTATCGCTGTTCCCGGTGTTTTCCAGGTACAGCAGCCACTCCGCGGCGGGGAAGTCGGCGTAGCGGGTGACCTCGTACGTGACTTGCAGCCCCGTATCAGGATCCGTCCAGCGCACAGTCTCCCTGGATCGATCGGCATGGGGAGCAGCACCGGCTGTTTCGTGCTTCCACCCGCTCAACAACTCGGCGACAGGTCGGCCCGCGTAGGTAAAGGAGAACGGAAACGGCGGGCGCGCGCGGTCGCGGGCCGCGCGCGCCAGGTCGTCAAGCCAGTATTGCCGGCCGCTCTTCGTGGTAATCTGCGCTTCCGCCCAGTCGGCGTGATCGCACGCCGGGCCGTCGCCGCCGTCCCCGACTTCCAGGTCGAGCTCACGCATTCCGTCGCTGCGGACGTCCACGCGCTGCGCCTCCTCGCCGCCGCGCGCCGCCTCCGAACGATAGAGGCCCCGCGTGTCGCCTGTGACCGTGAACGTCACCGCTCCGGCGCCGCCGGTCGTGCGCTCGTTGTGGTCGACACCGACCCACGCGGAAAAAGCGATCATCGGTTCTTCCGACGTCACGCGAATGCGGCTGATTGAGTGCGTGCCGAGACCACGCGCGAACGTCCGACTCCCGATGCGCAGCGGCGTCCGCAGCACCGATTGTCCCAGCTCGAGCGCCTCGAAGTCCTGACGCACGAGCTCAAGACGCGGGCCCGTTGGCACGACCGCGCCCGGGTCGCGGAACGCCATGACTTCATCGCGCCACACGCCTGTTCCTTCGCGAGCACCGGCGACCAGCGCCGGTCCCGCCAACCCCGCCGTGATCGCAAACGCAAACGCTGTCCTCACGCTGGCCGTCCTCCGTGCTCGCTTGCGAAATGCGCTGCGGGTTGCGGTGCAGAGGCGACAATCGTTGCGAGCGGTCAATCCCGCCCGGCAATTCGCGGGGCCCATTTCGGCCTCAGCTTCGCCACGTCATCGCGCCCGGCGCAGCCACCATGCTGACACTGCGACCTGTTGCGCATCGCCACGGAACCCATCGCATCGCCCTACGATCGCCGCGAACGGGTACACGAATTGTGGGCCGCGGACGACATGCGGGTCAAGCCTCATCGCGCCAGCCGACGGGCGGTGTCCGGTGGCTCCCGCGCGCCCCGATGCAGACGGACCGCCGGCACCGAATTTCGCCGCCCATGCCGTCCGCAGCGCGCTACAATGCCGCATGTTCGACGTTCGGACGCGCGACCGGACAGCGCTCGAACGTAGTGGCCGAGTTTCAGAACCAAGTGGAGGAAGGAACATGCTCAGGAATCTCAGTAGCACAGTGGTGATATGCGCCCTCGTCTCATCAGCCCAGGGCAGCCCGACTCTCGACGGCGTTCGCGACGCGTCCTACGGCTCCGCAGCGGCAGTGCAGACGGTGCAGACCGGCTTCGGCGACGCCAACCCGAGCGGCGGCAGCGAGCTCGACGCCGCCTACGCCCGCGTCGAAGGCGGCACCCTGTACCTGCTGCTCACCGGCAACCTCGAGAGCAACTTCAACAAGCTAAATATCTTCATCGACTCGCAGGCCGGCGGGCAGAACGTCCTGCAGAACAACGCCAACTCCGGCGGGAATAACCCCGAGAACGACGGCTGGGCCGGCAAGTACGCCGGCTTCACGTTCGACACGGGCTTCCAGGCCGACTACCTCCTGATCCTGCGGAATGGCTTCTCCCCCGGCGCCCGCTTCGACATCGACTACGCCGTGGTCGGCGGCGGCCTCGGAAACTACCTGACGGCGGGTGATGTCTTCGCCGGCTCGCTCGTCGGCGCGAACGCCGCCGCCCTGCCCAACGGCATCGGCGTCGCCTTCGACAACAGCAACGTCGCGGGCGTCACCGGCGGCAGCGACGCCGCGAACCAGGCCGCTGCGGCCGCCGTCGCGACCGGCCTCGAGCTGTCGATCCCGCTCGCGGCGCTGGGCAACCCCGTCGGCGCGTTCAAGATCAGCGCCATGATCAACGGCAGCAACCACGACTACCTGTCGAACCAGTTTCTGGGCGGGCTGACGCCGCCGCAGGGCAATCTCGGCGGCGACGGCGCGGGCGGCTTCAACGGAACCGTCGGCCAGATCAATCTGAATAGCTTCGCCGGCGACCAGTATTTCACGGTGGTGCCCGAGCCCGCCTCGTTGGCGCTGCTCGGCCTGGTGTGCCTCGTTCGGCGCCGCGCTTGAGTCGTTACGGCTCAGCATGGCCGCGTTTCGGCGGGCGTGCGGACCTACACGCGCGACGACTGAGCGCCGTTCGTCCGCACACCTCGTGCAGCCGCCGATCAGTGCACGTGCGCCATCAGCCCTTCGCCGGCCCCGGCCCGGCTAGCAGGATCAACACGACATCCGTCAGCAGGATGGCGACGCCGGCCCGCCACAAAGTATCGCCGGTCTCGCCGCCGGCGAACACCCCGGCGGCTCCGAAGGCAACGATGCCAGCGAACAGCCCGATGATCTGGATGATCCGCATCAGTGACTCCCTCTGTCGCTGTGACGACGCAGTTTGCGTTTCGCTCCGGGGCCAATCCCGGGCGTGTACAGTGCGATCCACGACTCCGACAGCGGTGCGCCGACGCACGCGCAACGTCGTAGCCGCACGCCCGAGTCGCCCGCTTACCGCAGCGGCTTGCCGCCGTCCGGCGTCGCCCAAGCCGGCGGTTCGTCGTCCGGCCCGGTCGTGGCATGGGTCGTGAGGTCGACGGTCGCAATGACCCGGGACGTGTCGCGCTGCACGAACCACACCCTCCGTCCCGCCTCGTCCCGCCGCGCCTCCACGTTGTCGAACTGCCACTGCCCGCCCGGCACGCCGGCCTTGACCTCGACCGTCTTCACAGTCTGCTCGAAGGCAAGCAGCTCGCGGGGCTTCACGACAACCCGCAAGAGCTCATAGGTACGTTCCGGTTTCCCGGCATCGCGATCCCACGATCGGTCGCACGTCAACTCGATCTCCCGGCACTCATCGAGCCCCGCGCTGCACAGCGTCTTCATCCGGATTTGCGTGGCCGAACTCCCCGACGACGAGCACCCGACAGCCGTGAGCACCAATCCCGCCACCAATGCCGCCACACCGCACTGCGCTGCCTGCCGCATCATGCCTGTCTCCTTGTCTGAGCACCCGACCGCTCGAATGTCGCGCCGCTATCCCGTGCCGCTCACGACCTGTGCCGCCCGCGACCCGTCCGGCGACCGCCGGACCCGACGCGCCCTGAGTGCGTATCTACTTCTGTCGACACCGCCGCGCCCGGTCAACCGGCCCGTACAACTTGCGACAACCGCGACCTGGGTGCTCACATTGTGCCCACCGCGCACACATCTGGCCATCTTCTAAGTCGGGATTGCAACGCGAACCAGCGGACCAGCGTTTCGCTCGCGGCCCCCTTCTAACTGGCGTGCAACTCACCGGCGTCGCATCAGCATGCGCTCCTCTAGGCCCCATTGAGCAGTCCCGGTGACAGCGTCATCATCCTTACGGGTGCGGCTCGGCCCAGCGCCGTGATGGCGTGAGCGCAGCGCCTGCAGGCAGGTCGCAATGAGCGCGAACGGACCCACTCCCCGTCAGACCAGCGGACGGATAAGGGACGCGCGCGGTCGCCGCGTCACGCAACTCGACCCCGTTGCCCTTCATTTGCTTCGCCGCCACGACGTGGTCGCGGCCGACGCACTCCAGGCCATCGCCAACGAAAAGGAGCGTGCGCATCGCGGCCCGGGAACGCGTCGCCTTGGTCGGCGGTCTGTGCGGC encodes the following:
- a CDS encoding NPCBM/NEW2 domain-containing protein, producing the protein MRTAFAFAITAGLAGPALVAGAREGTGVWRDEVMAFRDPGAVVPTGPRLELVRQDFEALELGQSVLRTPLRIGSRTFARGLGTHSISRIRVTSEEPMIAFSAWVGVDHNERTTGGAGAVTFTVTGDTRGLYRSEAARGGEEAQRVDVRSDGMRELDLEVGDGGDGPACDHADWAEAQITTKSGRQYWLDDLARAARDRARPPFPFSFTYAGRPVAELLSGWKHETAGAAPHADRSRETVRWTDPDTGLQVTYEVTRYADFPAAEWLLYLENTGNSDTGIIQDVNVCDLLLDSPLSTSVPYRLHRTNGGVPTPAQFAACNVTVDRAHPQRLTAGTGHSSAVDFPFFKIDTGRGSAIVAVGWSGCWAAELSCPDGRALRLTAGLERTHFRLRPGERVRMPRMLVLFWEGESWDANARFRELIYKHYAAKRDNRPVLPLLFCNTCFTRGGGWLNECNAANQIALINAYAPLGLEALLTDAGWFRGGWPHGAGNWTPREDAYPEGMGPVAAAARARGMIYGLWFEPERVVAHTDLHKAHLEWLLRRQEGDDDTYLLNLGLPAAREHFFNIVKGYMDLPGFRFYRQDFTIDPLPYWRFSDAPDRQGVTEMKYVEGLYAYWDRLAAVWPDGVREECAGGGHRIDLETIMRMHVHQKTDYWFDDDTDQAALWGVSQYLPNSTVVAHLNRLDDYSFHSTLASSLCLGWIADAPDFDHARAKKLAERYFAVRHLLIGAWYPLLPYSRDRTDWSGAQYHRADLDEGLVLVFRRAESPYPAVDAPLRGLQPNTRYEVVSDSTGLLGTFTGAELAREFRITLPKKHSSDLITYRAR
- a CDS encoding PEP-CTERM sorting domain-containing protein; its protein translation is MLRNLSSTVVICALVSSAQGSPTLDGVRDASYGSAAAVQTVQTGFGDANPSGGSELDAAYARVEGGTLYLLLTGNLESNFNKLNIFIDSQAGGQNVLQNNANSGGNNPENDGWAGKYAGFTFDTGFQADYLLILRNGFSPGARFDIDYAVVGGGLGNYLTAGDVFAGSLVGANAAALPNGIGVAFDNSNVAGVTGGSDAANQAAAAAVATGLELSIPLAALGNPVGAFKISAMINGSNHDYLSNQFLGGLTPPQGNLGGDGAGGFNGTVGQINLNSFAGDQYFTVVPEPASLALLGLVCLVRRRA